The following proteins are co-located in the Dyadobacter chenwenxiniae genome:
- a CDS encoding cysteine hydrolase family protein, whose product METRKCLLIIDMQNGSFTAESKRYDPEGIVKRINELSAQFRANDLPVIFIQHNGTRLNEYIPDTHEWQILSDLHVGPTDLIIEKEAHDSFYNTALESRLSELNVTELVITGSATDFCVESTVQAALSKDYNIIVVEDGHTAGDRPHLAAEQIVRHYNWIWGNMIPTEGKIEVIKSEAVIALLD is encoded by the coding sequence ATGGAAACTCGGAAATGCCTGCTAATCATTGACATGCAGAACGGTTCTTTTACTGCAGAATCAAAGCGCTACGACCCGGAAGGGATTGTGAAACGGATCAATGAACTGTCTGCCCAATTTCGTGCGAACGATCTGCCTGTTATTTTTATACAACACAATGGCACCCGGCTAAACGAATACATTCCTGACACGCACGAATGGCAGATCCTGTCCGATTTGCACGTCGGACCGACTGATCTGATTATCGAAAAAGAAGCGCACGACTCGTTTTATAACACCGCACTTGAATCCAGATTAAGCGAACTAAACGTAACCGAACTGGTCATAACAGGCAGCGCAACTGATTTCTGCGTCGAGTCCACGGTCCAGGCTGCCTTATCGAAAGACTATAACATTATCGTTGTCGAAGATGGCCACACGGCAGGCGACAGGCCGCATTTAGCCGCAGAACAAATCGTCCGGCATTACAACTGGATATGGGGCAACATGATCCCGACTGAGGGGAAAATTGAGGTTATAAAAAGCGAAGCAGTCATCGCTTTGCTTGACTAA
- the fbp gene encoding class 1 fructose-bisphosphatase, whose protein sequence is MSPKTAQELALPVGVTLDRFIMLSQSAFPYATGELSQLLRDIALAGKIINREINRAGLVDIAGGNGTDNVQGENQQKLDIIANIRFIRALKNGGEVCAILSEEDEDIIHTGNDHGKYVVAMDPLDGSSNIDVNVSIGTIFSIYRRVSPIDGPATKEDFLQGGRKQVAAGYILYGSSTMLVYSTGEGVNGFTYDHSLGEFILSHKNICSPQNGTIYSVNDGYINDYPAFVQQYLIKCKEKSCTARYIGSLVADFHRNLLRGGVYLYPSTQKTPEGKLRLLYECYPLAFIAEKSGGKAIDGFGAILDIIPTSFHQRSPIYLGSSTMVDEVMKC, encoded by the coding sequence ATGAGTCCGAAAACTGCTCAGGAACTTGCGTTGCCCGTAGGCGTGACGCTCGACAGGTTTATTATGTTAAGCCAAAGTGCATTCCCCTATGCAACGGGTGAGCTGTCCCAATTGCTGCGGGACATCGCGCTGGCAGGAAAGATCATTAACCGGGAAATTAACCGCGCAGGCCTGGTGGACATTGCGGGCGGTAACGGAACGGATAATGTGCAGGGCGAAAACCAACAAAAACTGGACATTATCGCCAATATCAGGTTCATAAGGGCATTGAAAAACGGCGGAGAAGTGTGCGCGATCCTGTCCGAAGAGGACGAAGACATTATTCACACCGGTAATGATCACGGCAAATATGTGGTGGCCATGGACCCGCTCGACGGCTCGTCCAACATTGATGTGAATGTTTCAATAGGCACAATTTTCTCCATTTACAGACGCGTATCGCCCATTGACGGGCCAGCCACCAAAGAAGATTTCCTGCAAGGCGGACGAAAGCAGGTTGCAGCGGGTTACATCTTATACGGCTCGTCGACCATGCTTGTTTACTCCACCGGTGAAGGCGTGAACGGCTTCACTTACGATCATTCACTGGGAGAGTTTATATTATCTCACAAGAACATTTGTTCGCCGCAGAACGGCACCATTTACTCTGTTAATGACGGCTATATCAATGATTATCCGGCATTTGTACAGCAATATCTGATCAAATGTAAAGAGAAGTCCTGCACTGCGCGATACATCGGCTCCCTGGTTGCTGACTTCCATCGCAATTTGCTCCGGGGCGGCGTTTACCTTTACCCATCTACCCAAAAAACGCCCGAGGGTAAACTCCGGCTATTATATGAATGCTATCCGCTGGCATTCATCGCAGAAAAGTCAGGTGGAAAAGCCATCGACGGCTTCGGCGCTATTCTCGACATTATACCCACTTCCTTCCACCAGCGATCCCCGATTTATCTGGGATCTTCCACAATGGTGGACGAGGTGATGAAATGCTGA